In Phormidium yuhuli AB48, one genomic interval encodes:
- a CDS encoding tetratricopeptide repeat protein codes for MSKKRSGWFSRIVLAIGLIAFLGFSIAPLLGGVLQGTQGRSTPTPTNTPSATTPDDDLKAQERGYKLVLEREPDNRTALRGLIDVRRQLNDVEGTVAPLERLAELNPEESRFRVLLAQTKQYLGDREGAVETYRALINQEPGNVQALQGLVTLLLQENRPESAIAAIEDVLQLAPQANQAEPGSIDVVSTQLLLGQVYAEQQRYDQALNVFENLSQEHSSDFRPLVGKGLILEEMGQLDEARSALNTALDLAPAQQRDRIQILLEDIQAREAAPPEETESGE; via the coding sequence GTGTCTAAAAAGCGTTCGGGTTGGTTTAGTCGTATTGTCCTGGCCATCGGCTTAATCGCCTTTCTTGGCTTCTCCATCGCCCCCCTACTCGGTGGGGTGTTACAAGGGACTCAGGGGCGTTCTACCCCCACCCCCACCAACACCCCCAGCGCCACCACTCCGGATGATGACCTCAAGGCTCAGGAACGGGGCTATAAGTTGGTGTTGGAACGGGAACCGGATAATCGCACGGCCTTGCGCGGCTTGATTGATGTCCGTCGTCAGTTGAATGATGTGGAGGGGACCGTCGCTCCCTTAGAACGGCTGGCGGAACTGAATCCCGAGGAATCTCGCTTCCGGGTGTTACTCGCTCAGACAAAACAGTATTTGGGCGATCGCGAGGGAGCGGTGGAAACCTATCGGGCCCTGATTAACCAGGAACCGGGCAATGTCCAGGCCCTTCAGGGATTGGTGACCTTACTGCTTCAGGAAAACCGCCCCGAATCAGCGATCGCGGCCATTGAAGATGTCCTCCAGTTAGCCCCCCAAGCCAACCAAGCTGAACCCGGTAGTATTGATGTCGTCTCCACTCAACTGCTCCTGGGACAAGTCTATGCCGAGCAACAACGCTATGACCAGGCGTTAAATGTCTTTGAAAATCTCAGTCAAGAGCATTCGAGTGATTTTCGTCCCCTAGTCGGTAAAGGGTTAATCTTAGAGGAAATGGGTCAACTCGATGAGGCCAGATCAGCTCTCAATACGGCCCTAGACTTAGCCCCCGCGCAACAGAGAGACCGGATTCAAATTCTCCTGGAGGATATCCAAGCTCGTGAAGCCGCTCCCCCTGAAGAAACCGAGTCTGGGGAGTAA
- a CDS encoding Hpt domain-containing protein codes for MASEEIVRFFIEEGKEHLNTLENGLLDLPATVQNQEEIDEMFRAAHSVKGGAAMLGYSSIQKVAHRLEDYFKVLKEETLPIDRKLESLFLQGVDSLRELLELLQSPFGLRDEDADEVFSRVEPAFVELEAHLKHLQAGGSPVDTPAASASPAPTGNLQGDVSEILRQMLSLFRQQESSESRQKLAVFCQHLQELASESSPWISLTDLADRAVRNENNPYRILAPVVIVELREASEAIAAGDEGSIAPSFSLKHLAEAQPGAWGHYALIRSDPASAVKALTDVFEKPQLMKLAKMLYKVAQA; via the coding sequence GTGGCATCGGAAGAAATCGTCCGCTTCTTTATTGAGGAAGGAAAAGAACACCTCAATACCCTAGAAAATGGCTTATTAGACCTACCAGCAACGGTCCAAAATCAGGAAGAAATTGATGAAATGTTCCGTGCGGCTCACTCAGTGAAAGGGGGAGCGGCGATGTTGGGCTATAGTTCCATTCAAAAGGTCGCCCACCGCCTGGAGGATTATTTCAAGGTCTTAAAAGAGGAGACCTTACCCATTGACCGTAAGTTAGAAAGTCTCTTTTTGCAGGGGGTGGATTCTCTGCGAGAACTCTTGGAACTCCTACAAAGTCCTTTCGGGTTACGGGATGAGGATGCGGATGAGGTCTTTAGTCGGGTGGAACCGGCGTTTGTGGAACTAGAGGCTCATCTGAAACATCTGCAAGCGGGGGGAAGTCCCGTTGATACCCCAGCCGCCAGCGCCTCCCCAGCACCAACGGGCAATCTTCAAGGGGACGTCAGCGAGATATTACGGCAGATGTTAAGTCTGTTTCGTCAGCAGGAGAGTTCCGAGAGTCGGCAGAAGTTAGCGGTCTTTTGTCAGCATCTCCAGGAATTGGCCTCGGAGTCTTCCCCTTGGATATCTCTCACGGATTTAGCCGATCGCGCAGTTCGCAATGAGAACAACCCCTATCGTATTCTAGCGCCGGTGGTGATTGTAGAATTACGAGAGGCCAGTGAGGCGATCGCCGCCGGGGATGAGGGGTCCATCGCCCCCAGTTTCAGTCTCAAACATCTAGCCGAAGCACAACCCGGCGCCTGGGGTCATTATGCCCTGATTCGCTCTGACCCCGCTTCAGCGGTGAAGGCCCTCACGGATGTGTTTGAAAAACCCCAGTTGATGAAGTTAGCAAAAATGCTTTACAAAGTCGCCCAAGCTTAA
- the thiS gene encoding sulfur carrier protein ThiS, which translates to MTQITLTVNGEQKACASGRSLPEFLQEIGLNPRLIAVEYNGEILHRQYWPTTEMKEGDRLEIVTIVGGG; encoded by the coding sequence ATGACCCAAATTACGCTAACTGTTAATGGTGAACAAAAAGCCTGTGCTTCGGGGCGATCGCTGCCGGAGTTTTTACAGGAGATTGGACTCAATCCTCGTCTAATTGCTGTGGAGTACAACGGGGAAATTCTCCATCGTCAATATTGGCCGACAACGGAGATGAAAGAGGGCGATCGCCTGGAGATCGTGACGATTGTGGGTGGGGGTTGA
- a CDS encoding DUF6816 family protein, with protein MPSALADSLSDRVERFPYWQRKPNVTVVNREDLLYPDWMAGTWDVTSTLLQLEAPLAPDLKSPGFEGNRRYLNQPLSFQVRFQANPKAGGVVGDRTFNSANISKAYFGDTTEIEIIPDADNPNRQVIDMAGGQELVSVVRGRSREQPEGDRFLSTEIIYQVFRTPGQIYFNEVETTTDYRQQDSSHIESEQLTAIYLSPKDPAYFRANGSPVALYRYHLELTRAESGK; from the coding sequence ATGCCCAGTGCTTTAGCGGATTCCTTGAGCGATCGGGTTGAGCGATTTCCCTATTGGCAACGTAAACCCAATGTAACGGTTGTGAACCGAGAGGATCTCCTCTATCCCGACTGGATGGCGGGAACGTGGGATGTGACGAGTACCCTGTTGCAGTTAGAGGCCCCTCTGGCCCCGGATTTAAAGAGTCCCGGATTTGAGGGAAATCGGCGTTATCTCAATCAACCCTTAAGCTTCCAAGTTCGCTTTCAAGCCAATCCTAAAGCGGGGGGAGTGGTGGGCGATCGCACCTTCAATAGTGCTAACATTAGCAAAGCCTATTTTGGCGATACGACTGAGATTGAGATTATCCCCGATGCCGACAATCCCAACCGTCAAGTTATCGATATGGCGGGAGGGCAAGAATTAGTCTCGGTGGTGCGCGGACGGAGTCGTGAACAGCCTGAGGGCGATCGTTTTTTGTCCACCGAAATCATTTATCAAGTCTTCCGAACCCCCGGACAAATCTATTTTAACGAAGTCGAAACCACAACAGATTATCGACAACAGGATTCCAGTCATATCGAGTCCGAACAACTGACGGCTATTTATTTATCTCCCAAAGACCCCGCCTATTTCCGGGCCAACGGCAGTCCAGTTGCCCTCTATCGCTATCACTTAGAACTAACACGAGCTGAATCTGGGAAATAA
- a CDS encoding CapA family protein produces MEWSKSVGRQPEANHPQTRNLEARIQAIRWSLRSDAIVVRMQEHAPWLQVLFEAAFIPDRSVCIPLARRELQDYTRAGVRAIVIYGRRLGEQEPQWTYKYPLKEFPPTVAPLQPSAVETPQVLKKASKQLLVRVSALSLLGVSLGGVWGLLDHHQFRAYTSQLGQTLMTRFSQNLDYLTTSSPDPSLAETNLTEILPEPPEIPSPNLPSSITIKAVGDIIPGTNYPSHRLPPDPGVFFAQVQQELQGVDILFGNYESTLTDHPYSIKDTSRGTQFAFRSPPSYANLFREVGFTILSIANNHSMDFGEVGFRDTIRHLNAVDVATTGEKGQITYLKVGDATVAFIGFSTYDFHNSINDYEGAKQLIREAKKNAGIVVLSIHAGAEGVGAMRVSDRQESFLGEDRGNIVRFSREAIEAGADLILGHGPHVARAINIQDNRLIAYSLADFLGYETLSTQGALAYSLILEVELNLDGEFLSGRIIPIHLGYDGIPRPDPQFRTVDLIRRLTAEDFPDAPLTIDEKGQIIVK; encoded by the coding sequence ATGGAGTGGTCTAAATCCGTGGGACGCCAACCCGAAGCGAACCATCCCCAGACGAGAAACCTGGAGGCCCGAATCCAAGCCATTCGCTGGTCGTTACGGTCCGATGCGATCGTTGTGCGAATGCAGGAACACGCGCCTTGGTTGCAGGTTTTGTTTGAAGCGGCCTTTATTCCCGACCGCAGCGTCTGTATTCCCCTGGCTCGACGGGAATTACAAGACTATACCCGTGCGGGGGTACGGGCGATCGTTATTTATGGACGACGACTGGGAGAACAGGAACCACAATGGACCTATAAATATCCCCTAAAAGAGTTTCCCCCTACGGTGGCGCCGCTTCAGCCTTCAGCCGTTGAAACTCCTCAGGTTCTGAAAAAAGCGTCTAAGCAGTTGCTGGTGAGAGTTTCAGCCTTGAGCCTTTTGGGAGTTAGTCTGGGAGGGGTTTGGGGTCTGCTGGATCATCATCAGTTCCGAGCTTACACCAGTCAATTGGGTCAAACGCTGATGACCCGTTTCTCGCAAAACCTGGACTATCTCACCACCTCATCCCCAGACCCCTCCCTAGCGGAAACCAATCTTACAGAAATTCTTCCCGAACCTCCTGAGATTCCCAGTCCCAATCTTCCCAGTTCTATTACCATTAAGGCCGTCGGGGATATCATTCCCGGAACCAATTATCCCAGTCATCGCCTCCCCCCGGACCCCGGGGTTTTCTTTGCCCAAGTCCAGCAAGAGCTTCAGGGGGTTGATATTTTATTTGGTAACTATGAAAGTACCTTAACGGACCATCCCTATAGTATTAAAGATACCAGTCGTGGTACTCAGTTTGCCTTTCGCTCTCCCCCAAGTTATGCCAATCTATTTCGTGAGGTTGGCTTTACGATTCTCAGTATTGCGAACAATCACTCGATGGATTTTGGGGAAGTTGGCTTCCGCGATACCATTCGTCATCTCAATGCTGTTGATGTGGCAACAACGGGGGAAAAGGGGCAAATCACTTATCTTAAGGTTGGGGATGCGACGGTTGCGTTTATTGGCTTTAGTACCTATGATTTTCATAATTCCATCAATGATTATGAGGGGGCGAAGCAACTGATTCGTGAGGCGAAGAAAAATGCGGGGATTGTGGTGTTGTCAATTCATGCGGGGGCGGAAGGGGTGGGGGCGATGCGGGTGAGCGATCGCCAGGAATCCTTTTTAGGAGAAGATCGCGGTAACATTGTCCGTTTTTCCCGAGAGGCGATCGAGGCGGGGGCGGATTTGATTTTAGGTCATGGTCCCCATGTTGCCCGGGCCATTAATATCCAGGATAATCGCTTGATTGCTTACTCTTTAGCAGATTTTTTGGGGTATGAAACCCTTTCGACTCAAGGTGCATTAGCCTATTCCTTAATTTTGGAAGTTGAACTTAACCTAGATGGGGAGTTTCTATCAGGGCGAATTATTCCGATTCATTTAGGCTATGATGGCATCCCACGTCCAGACCCTCAATTTCGCACGGTGGACTTAATTCGCCGGTTAACGGCAGAGGATTTTCCCGATGCGCCTTTAACGATTGATGAGAAGGGACAAATTATTGTAAAATAG